Proteins encoded together in one Equus asinus isolate D_3611 breed Donkey chromosome 12, EquAss-T2T_v2, whole genome shotgun sequence window:
- the ST3GAL1 gene encoding CMP-N-acetylneuraminate-beta-galactosamide-alpha-2,3-sialyltransferase 1, with protein MATHRRRILKVLTLLILFIFLTSFFLNYSHTVVTTAWFPKQMVLELSENFKKLVQYSHRPCSCARCIGQQKVSSWFDERFNRSMQPLLTVQNAFLEEDAYNWWLRLQREKEPSNLNDTIKELFRVVPGNVDPLLGKRSVGCRRCAVVGNSGNLKESSYGPQIDSHDFVLRMNKAPTVGFEAYVGSKTTHHLVYPESFRELGENVSMVLVPFKTTDLEWVVSATTTGTISHTYVPVPAKIKVKQDKILIYHPAFIKYVFDNWLQGHGRYPSTGILSVIFSLHICDEVDLYGFGADSRGNWHHYWENNPSAGAFRKTGVHDGDFESNVTATLASIDKIRIFKGR; from the exons ATGGCGACCCACAGGAGAAGGATTCTCAAAGTGCTCACCCTCCTCATCCTCTTcatcttcctcacctccttctTTCTGAACTACTCCCACACTGTGGTGACCACCGCCTGGTTCCCCAAGCAGATGGTCCTCGAGCTCTCGGAGAACTTCAAGAAGCTGGTACAGTATTCCCACAGGCCCTGCAGCTGCGCCCGCTGCATCGGCCAGCAGAAGGTCTCGTCCTGGTTCGATGAGAGGTTCAACCGGTCCATGCAGCCATTGCTGACAGTGCAGAACGCCTTCCTGGAGGAAGATGCCTATAATTGGTGGCTG AGGCTCCAGCGGGAGAAGGAGCCCAGTAACCTCAACGACACCATCAAGGAGCTGTTCCGAGTGGTGCCTGGGAACGTGGACCCCCTGCTGGGGAAGAGGTCGGTGGGCTGCCGGCGCTGTGCCGTCGTGGGCAACTCGGGCAACCTGAAGGAGTCGTCGTATGGGCCGCAGATAGACAGTCACGACTTCGTGCTCAG GATGAACAAGGCCCCCACAGTGGGGTTTGAGGCCTACGTGGGGAGCAAGACCACCCACCACCTCGTGTACCCTGAGAGCTTCCGGGAGCTGGGGGAGAACGTCAGCATGGTCCTGGTTCCCTTCAAGACCACCGACCTGGAGTGGGTGGTCAGCGCCACCACCACGGGCACCATCTCCCA CACCTACGTGCCTGTGCCCGCGAAGATCAAGGTGAAACAGGACAAG aTCCTGATATACCACCCGGCCTTCATCAAGTACGTCTTCGACAACTGGCTGCAGGGCCACGGGCGGTACCCGTCCACCGGCATCCTCTCGGTCATCTTCTCCCTGCACATCTGTGACGAG GTGGACTTGTACGGCTTCGGGGCAGACAGCAGAGGGAACTGGCACCATTACTGGGAGAACAACCCATCGGCGGGGGCTTTTCGCAAGACTGGGGTGCACGATGGGGACTTCGAGTCCAACGTGACGGCCACCTTGGCGTCCATCGACAAGATCCGAATATTCAAGGGGAGATGA